In one window of Photorhabdus laumondii subsp. laumondii DNA:
- a CDS encoding DEAD/DEAH family ATP-dependent RNA helicase — translation MTTETEISFADLGLSAPILSALEDLGYEKPSPIQQQCIPHLLNGRDVLGMAQTGSGKTAAFSLPLLHNINAELKAPQILVLAPTRELAVQVAEACADFSKHMRNVNVVALYGGQRYDVQLRALRQGPQIVVGTPGRLLDHLKRGTLDLSNLSGLVLDEADEMLRMGFIEDVENIMSQIPAEHQTALFSATMPEAIRRITRRFMNDPQEVRIQASVTTRPDISQSYWSVYGMRKNEALVRFLEAEDFDAAIIFVRTKNATLEVAEALERNGYNSAALNGDMNQALREQTLERLKDGRLDILIATDVAARGLDVERISLVVNYDIPMDAESYVHRIGRTGRAGRAGRALLFVENRERRLLRNVERTMKLTIPEVELPNAELLSQRRLERFAANVQQQLESSDLDQYRTLLSKLQPAEDLDIETLAAALLKMAQGERPLILPPDPVRRPRREFNERDDRRRNGFDDRGERSDRPRRERRDVGEMELYRIEVGRDDGVEVRHIVGAIANEGDISSRYIGNIKLFATHSTIELPKGMPGDLLSHFTRTRILNKPMNMQLMGDAQPFERRERRGGGRNGNGNGNSSGSGPRRDRENFNGGGRRFNGERRGGEGRGEGQSRSNFRGRGDDHGSSAPRRRYNNSNAQ, via the coding sequence ATGACCACTGAGACTGAAATCTCTTTTGCTGATCTGGGTTTATCAGCACCTATCCTTTCTGCGCTGGAAGATCTTGGCTATGAAAAGCCATCTCCAATTCAGCAACAATGTATTCCCCATTTATTAAATGGCCGTGACGTACTGGGTATGGCACAGACGGGGAGTGGTAAAACAGCGGCATTCAGTCTGCCTTTACTACATAATATCAATGCTGAGTTGAAAGCTCCGCAGATCCTTGTGTTGGCACCGACCCGTGAACTGGCGGTACAGGTAGCCGAAGCGTGCGCAGATTTTTCTAAACATATGCGTAACGTGAATGTTGTTGCACTGTATGGTGGGCAACGTTATGACGTTCAGTTACGCGCTTTACGTCAAGGGCCACAAATTGTTGTGGGTACACCAGGGCGTCTTCTGGACCATCTGAAGCGTGGTACGTTGGATCTGTCTAACCTGAGCGGTTTAGTTTTGGATGAAGCAGACGAAATGCTGCGTATGGGCTTTATCGAAGATGTTGAAAACATCATGAGCCAGATTCCTGCTGAACATCAGACTGCACTGTTCTCTGCAACTATGCCAGAAGCTATCCGTCGCATTACTCGTCGTTTTATGAACGATCCGCAAGAAGTGCGTATCCAAGCGAGTGTAACGACTCGTCCTGACATCAGCCAGAGCTACTGGTCTGTTTACGGTATGCGTAAAAATGAAGCTTTGGTGCGTTTCCTTGAAGCTGAGGATTTTGATGCTGCGATTATTTTTGTGCGTACCAAAAATGCAACGTTGGAAGTAGCAGAAGCACTGGAGCGTAATGGCTACAACAGTGCGGCGCTAAACGGTGATATGAACCAGGCACTGCGTGAGCAGACATTGGAACGTCTGAAAGATGGCCGTTTGGATATTTTGATTGCAACTGATGTTGCAGCGCGTGGCTTGGATGTTGAGCGCATCAGTCTGGTTGTTAACTATGACATTCCAATGGATGCGGAATCTTATGTTCACCGTATTGGCCGTACTGGCCGTGCAGGTCGTGCAGGTCGTGCATTGTTGTTTGTAGAAAACCGTGAACGTCGCTTGTTACGTAACGTTGAACGTACAATGAAGCTGACTATCCCGGAAGTTGAACTGCCAAATGCTGAATTATTGAGTCAGCGTCGTCTGGAAAGATTTGCCGCTAATGTACAGCAGCAATTGGAAAGTAGCGATCTAGATCAGTACCGTACTCTGTTGTCTAAACTGCAACCTGCGGAAGATCTGGATATAGAAACGCTGGCGGCTGCATTATTGAAAATGGCACAGGGTGAGCGCCCGTTGATTCTGCCTCCGGACCCGGTTCGTCGTCCTCGCCGCGAATTCAACGAACGTGATGATCGTCGTCGTAATGGTTTTGATGATCGTGGCGAACGTAGTGATCGTCCTCGTCGTGAACGCCGTGATGTTGGTGAAATGGAGTTGTACCGTATTGAAGTGGGCCGCGATGATGGTGTTGAAGTTCGTCATATCGTTGGTGCGATTGCTAATGAAGGTGATATCAGCAGCCGTTATATTGGCAACATCAAATTGTTTGCAACGCATTCCACGATTGAATTGCCAAAAGGCATGCCAGGTGATTTGTTATCCCACTTTACCCGTACCCGCATTCTGAATAAGCCAATGAATATGCAGTTAATGGGTGATGCACAGCCATTTGAGCGCCGTGAACGTCGTGGTGGTGGGCGTAACGGCAATGGTAACGGTAATAGTAGTGGTAGTGGCCCTCGCCGTGATCGTGAGAATTTCAATGGTGGTGGCCGTCGCTTCAATGGTGAACGCCGCGGTGGAGAAGGTCGTGGTGAAGGTCAGAGCCGTAGCAATTTCCGTGGTCGTGGTGATGATCATGGTTCATCTGCTCCACGCCGTCGTTATAACAATAGTAACGCACAGTAA
- the yrbN gene encoding protein YrbN, with product MKMTEIFFDALCRLAAITNEAPLHDH from the coding sequence ATGAAAATGACCGAAATTTTTTTCGATGCGTTATGTAGACTGGCCGCCATAACTAATGAGGCACCATTACATGACCACTGA